The region CACTTTATGCGTTTGGCAAAGTGGTGAAAGGTAACGGCAATAACGGCGAAGATGGCTATGAGGGCTGTCACTACAAAAACACCTTCGGCACTTATGCGCATGGCAGCTTCTTGCCCAAAAATCCAGCCTTTGCCGATTATTTGTTGGCCTTAGCTTTGCAAAGAAAATACAATTTAGCCAGCGACTATAGATTACCAGCTTTATCTGAACCACTTTTAGGTAATTTACGTCAAGATTTAGCAGCATGTGAGGTGTGAGATGACACGCTATAAATTAATTTCTTTTGATTTGGACGGCACGATTGTGAATACCTTGCCGAGTTTGGCTCGGGCAGGCAATATGTGGTTAGCTGAATTCGGCATAGGACCAGTTGATGAGGCTGATTACAAAGTTTTGGTCGGGAAAGGCGCCAAACAGCATGTCATTGATCTTTTAGCCTTTGTGCATTATGGTTCGTATACAGATGAATGGTTAGAGCAAGCTTGGCAGCGCTATGTGGCTATCCTAAAAGCCGAAGGCTCCTTTGCGGTACAGCCATATACAGGCTTAGTTGAACTCTTTCAAAAGTTAAAGCAGGCTAATTTGCCATATTTGGTATATACCAACAAAAAAGAGCTAGTGGCTAAGTCAGTTCTAGCTAATGCTTATGCAGGTACAGGCGTGGATTTCCCATTCGTGATTGGCGACAAACCAGGGCATAAACTAAAACCAGATCCAACAGCCTTGAATGCGTTTTTGGCGGAGCATAACTTCAAAGCTCAAACAGTTTTGCATGTCGGTGATACAAATGTTGATATGAATTTGGCCAAAAATGCCCAAGTTACAGCTTGCGGAGTTCTATGGGGTTTCCGTAAACGGGCTGAGCTAGAAGCAGCAAAAGCCAATTTCATTGTTGAAACAGCCAAAGAATTAGAGCAAGTTATTTTTAGCTAATTTTGCCTAAAAAATTTGTAGCTTACGGCGAACAATACATGGCTTAGAGTAATTCGGCCATATAGAAGTGGTAGGTGGATGATATTGTCTTTCAGCATGATATCTTTGGTGTAGAGGATATAAGAGTTGCCAATTACATCTGAAAAATGTTTGCGGAATTTATCCAAAGAGGCATGCGGACGATAATTGCCGGATTTGCACGAAAAAGCAAGTTCAAAAAGACTAAATCTGCACGAAAAAGCAAGCTAATTTAAGACGTACCATTATATGTTGACGTTATAGTTGCTTTCTGAATTTGCCAAAAAGGCCGAAACTACATCCTTAGGTGCTGCTTTTATAAACTAGTTTTTGCTGCTTCATTTATTCTGCCTCTTTCAGCAGATTGAAAATATAGGCTTGGAGCAATTTATTGTGCTCAAGACTGTGATCTAAACCTAATTGTATAACTTTAGCTACCAATCTGGCAGACCTTTGGTACGGCAAAAGAGCCATGCTGGCATCAAGCGTAGCTTGCAAATTTTTTAGGCTGCTTGAGCTAGCTAAGATTAAATTGCTTATTTTATTGGCACTAGCTGTTAATTTATGTGCTTCTTTCCAGCTAAAATGCTTAGCTTGCCATTTCTTTTGCCTAAAAAGCGGTAACTTTTGCATTTGCTGCTTTAAAACTGGCCTAAGCTCGGAATAATCCTTAGATGCGAGCAAAATGTTGAAATGCCCACTATTTATATCACTAGCTAGATCACTTAGCGCATCCACAAGATAGAGCCATGCGCCTAGATAGGCACCAATGACACCCAAACAGGCAGAAAGTGGTTGCCTATTTGATTGCAAAATAGAATTAGGTGTTGCACCTGGCCTTTGAATAATATCGACACTTAATGGCAGATAACTAAAAATTTGGGCCAAAACTTCAGCAAATTGCAAGCTCAAATGTACAGCTTGAGGGGCGTAAGCTTTGAGTGGCTCTAAGCAATTTATAAGTTGCTTTAGACAAGTTTGCTTGACGAAACAACTTGGATTTGTATCAACAAGTTCTAATTGGCTATTTGGCATGCTTGTGCTATTTAGCATAGACGTGCTATCTGCACCTTTTAGCTTACTCTCCATAGCATTAAATGCCTGCATGTTAGCCTCGATGATAGAAGCTAATTTCGGATAATTTTGCTTAGCTTGCCAGAAAGCTTGCTTAAACAAAACTTGACTCAACAATCTTCTCGGTAAATGCTCTTTGTCTAATTTGTCGTCTAATAATTTTTGCTCTGCTAACAAAAGGCTGACATTAGCTGCATAATCTAAATAAGACCGATTGCCAAAGACAGGTGTGACTTTACCGAGTTTTTGCCAGCAATGTTTAGCTTTAGCTTGCATATCTATTTGCGTATCTTCATACAGGCTAAGTGAATCTGCCAATAAGGCCATGAATGTCAGGTCGTAAGACAAAAGGAAACGCGGAATTTGCCCGAAATTCATTTCTAAGCTATGGCAGAGGCTGCAATAGATGCTTCTGTAAGTGTTGAAATCTTCCTCGTCATTTGGCTTTGCCTTGAGCAAACGAATATAGCCGTACATGTCTAACTTCCTTGTTTCATTTCAGTCAATTATAAAGTAAAGTGCCTGACAGGGAAAGATAAGTACAGAATATAGGCGCATATTGCCCAAATTAGGACAATTCTCATGTATCATAAAGAAAAGAGTTTTTGAGGGTACTTTAGCTTTCAAAACGGCTAAAAGCTAAGTTATGGGGAAAGTTATGCGGAAGTTTAAGCATAAGAAGCTGTTTTATATCTGTCTTTTCAGTTTGCTGATTGTAAGTTTGCTAGGCTTTGTTTGCAAAAATAAGCTTATTAAAAAATTTGCTGTAGCTGATGAAAAACAAGCTGAAACTTATACTTGTACAACTGGCATAATAGGTATGCCAGAGCAAGGCCGTTTTCTAAGCAATGATATTTCTATTGTAGTGCCATATAAAAGCCTAGAAGTACCACTTAATGATCCTATCTAAGCAATTAGCAACTCCAATTTCTAATGCAGAATTATGCTGCTTATGGAAGAACGCGATTAGAAAAGATTTTCCCACTGTGACATTAAATACTAAAGAAGCAGGAAACTATAACATTAAAGTAACTTGCAAGCTCCAAATAATGCCATTTGTATGGAAGATTGGCAACCTGGAAATAAAAGTTGGTCATGATATGCGTATACTTAGGGCTGCTTACGCTACTGAACGTTTAAGCTGACGGCTGGCTGTGTTATAATCTAGCTAATTAACGAAAGGCAGGCAGCAATATGCAAAATGGCAAGAATCCATATCAAGTTTTAGGCGTGACGCCGAATGCTAGTAAGGCTGAGATTCAGGCAGCTTATCGTGAACTTGCAGGTAAATATCAGCCAAGCAATTTTGCGGGCAATCCTTTAGCTGATTTAGCAGCAGACAAGCTGAATGAGATTAATGAGGCCTATGATGAACTCATAGGTGCTAATAATTACAGTCAGACGAACCGTAGCAACACATACCAAACAGGTGGTCAGCAAACATATGGCCAAACACCAACTGGTCAATACGGCCAACAATATCAAGCAGCCGACCCTTGTTCTGGTCAACAGCCTTATCAACAACGTGATTATGGTTATACCACCAATAATTACTACAACGGTTATCAGAGAAGCTGCTGTGGCGATTTATCGCTGCTTTGTTGCCTAGACTCCTGTTGCGAGTGCATGGGCGGCGATCTGTGTACTTGTTGCTGAGATGAGGGTGTAGTTGTGCCAACTAAACATAATTTAGCAAGTTTCGTTTTTACAAGTTTGATGGCTGCTCTGACAGCCATTCTCTTTTTATTCGCCAAAATGAGCCCACTCAAAGATGGTGTCATTTATTTTGCCCTTATGGGCATGGAAAGCTTACTTATTTTAGAATTTGGCTTCAAATTAGCTGCTGAATATTATATCGTTAGTTCAATCCTGGCTTGGCTTATTTTGCAAATTCCCTTTTGTTTAGGCTATATCATAATCGTGGGAACCTGGCCACTAGTTAAATTCTTTTTACAGCTTAAATTAGCCAAACTAGATACACATATTCCTTTATTGCTGGCTAAAAGTATCTGTTTCTTAATATACACATTTATTACTTTAGGCGGATTATTGTATTTTAGTCAGCTCGCTTTAGCTCAATTAATGGTCAAAATGACAAATTTGCAGTTTATGGCCAATAGCTCATCCTTAACTCTGTTGCTAATTATTGTAATTCTGGTATGCTTAACAGCTCATATAGTTGATCATATCTTGGACAGCTTTATTTATTATTATTTGCAGCATTGGCAGAAACAATTGCACAAAGCCCTTAAACTAGGGTAGAATAGGCTACATATGCAGACGAATAAGAAGAATAACAAAAGAATACAGCTACATCAGGTGGGAATTTTTAGTCGCCTTTTATGTTGGCTGATGGTATCTGTTTTGACGCTTACAGCTTGTCGTTCTAAACGAACCCAAGATTTAGGCTGGGCCAAGTCAGATTATGGCGCTGAGATAGCCAAACGCTTGACAGACCTAGGTGCTAGACCAGCTGGCTCAAGTGCTTGTAAGCAGGCGGCAGATATTATTAATGAAGAATTTCAAAAATTAGGCTATCAGCCAGAACTGCAAGCAGTTTCGGGGCTAGGTGATAACGTAATTGTGAAAATCCCAGGTTACGGCTTGCGCTACAATCGTAAAGATTACTCCAAGGCACGTAAATTAGCTTTAGGCAAACACCTTGGCCAGCGTGAAGGAGCTGCAATTGTGATGGCGCGCTATACGACAGTTAGCGGTGAGAATGTAACAGAAGCTAACGGCTTGAGCGATAATGCTGCTTCTATCGGCGCGCTTTTAACTTTAGCTAAACAATTAAAAACCCAGAAGATAGGCTATGACGTTGTGCTGGTTGCGCTATGCAGCAACCAGACAGAAGGCGCACAGACGCTATTGAATAGCCTGAGCGCAGCTGAAAAGGAACATTTATCAGTTGTATACGAATTGCGTAATATCTTTGGTGGCAGCCGTTTGTATGCTCACAGTGGCTGGAACTCCTTAAACAAAGAAGAGAAATATCAGCGTCGCTTGCCAGTTTATCAAATCGTTGACTTGGCTTTGGAAGCAGGTTTAGGTTCGAAACATAGTCCATTTGAGTCGATTTACACCAATCAGGCAGGCTTTATGGTTGCCTCACCTTTGAACAAGGCCGAGAACGTTGTATATCGTGAGTTTACTCTGAATACGTCGGATTATCGTGTTTTTGATGAAGCAGGTATAGACACAGTCTATATTGAAAGCTGGAATTATTTTGGTAAAAATCTTGAAGAAATCAAGCAGACAGATAGTCGCCTTTATTCTGAAAGTAATGGCTTAATTGCGGGTACTAATTTTGATAATTACACTAAATTGCTGGAAAATTCTAGCGCTGAACAATTAAGTAAAAGAATTAATTCAAGTGCCTTTATTGTCCTAAAGGCCTTATATAAGGGCGCACTTGATTCTCAACCTAATACCTTAAATTACTAATACGCAAAGTTGGAGAATATATGGAAGAATTTAATTTGAACGCCATCCTACCACAGGTGAAGGACTGTGCCATAGCAGCTGGCCGCTATTTCAAACAGGCAGCCATTGAAAGAATTGACAGCAAGAGTTCCAATTCAGATTTGGTTACTAATGTCGATAAGCAGACACAGCAATTGATCAAATTGCAACTTGAGAAAATTGCTATACCAGCTGAATTTATCGCTGAGGAGCAAAATAATCCCGAACTACCCATGGGCTATGCTTGGATCGTAGATCCAATTGATGGAACGAGTAATTATATTTTCCATCGCCATTTATCCTTTGTTTCAATTGCTTTGGCCTACCAGCAACAAACAGTTTTAGCTTGTTGCTACAACCCTTATCGAGATGATTTATTTACAGCTATTAAGGGGCAGGGGGCCTACTTGAATGGCAAGCAACTCCATATGGAAACAAGACCTTTGGAACAATCATTGTTGGCTATCGGTACAGCTCCATATGACAAAACGATAGCTGAGCGCAACTTTGAGTGCTTGTGTGGGTTGTTCAAAGCAAGCTTAGATTTGCGTCGCTCAGGCTCCTGCGTTGCTGATTTGTGCTACCTAGCAGCCAATGAACATAATGCTTTTTATGAAGCATGTGTTAGTTTGTGGGATTATGCTGCAGCTAGTCTGATTGTTAAAGAGGCAGGCGGCGAAGTACATACGAACCATGACTATTTGAAATTAGGTAAGACATATATTATGGCAGGCAATAGTGCTAACTTTGTGAACTTAAAAGCTATTTGCTGTCGCTATTTAGGAGATTAATAGTGATCGATCTCGCAATTTATCAGGCCCTGACAAGTGTAGGTGCATGTTCGCTTCAAGTTAGTTTGCCAACTACACAGATGTTAGGCCTTAGAGTAGCGCCAATTGCTAGTGTAGTTATGACTAGTTCAAGCGCCTATCCAGGCTTGAAACGGCAACTTTGTGCCAATAATTTAGCTGATACAGTTGAACAGTACAAAGCTTTAGGGATCAAACCAAGAGCCTTATTGTTAGGCTATGTACCAAGTTGCGAATTATACAGCGAAATATACAAATTCAAAGACAGTTTCCCAGATTGCTTCTTAGCATTAGATCCAGTTTTGGGCGACAATGCTAGGTTATACAGCAATTTGGGCAATGAGGTCGTTCAAGCTATCTCCAAGTTGAGCAAGCTAGT is a window of Amygdalobacter nucleatus DNA encoding:
- a CDS encoding HAD family hydrolase gives rise to the protein MTRYKLISFDLDGTIVNTLPSLARAGNMWLAEFGIGPVDEADYKVLVGKGAKQHVIDLLAFVHYGSYTDEWLEQAWQRYVAILKAEGSFAVQPYTGLVELFQKLKQANLPYLVYTNKKELVAKSVLANAYAGTGVDFPFVIGDKPGHKLKPDPTALNAFLAEHNFKAQTVLHVGDTNVDMNLAKNAQVTACGVLWGFRKRAELEAAKANFIVETAKELEQVIFS
- a CDS encoding DUF5685 family protein; amino-acid sequence: MYGYIRLLKAKPNDEEDFNTYRSIYCSLCHSLEMNFGQIPRFLLSYDLTFMALLADSLSLYEDTQIDMQAKAKHCWQKLGKVTPVFGNRSYLDYAANVSLLLAEQKLLDDKLDKEHLPRRLLSQVLFKQAFWQAKQNYPKLASIIEANMQAFNAMESKLKGADSTSMLNSTSMPNSQLELVDTNPSCFVKQTCLKQLINCLEPLKAYAPQAVHLSLQFAEVLAQIFSYLPLSVDIIQRPGATPNSILQSNRQPLSACLGVIGAYLGAWLYLVDALSDLASDINSGHFNILLASKDYSELRPVLKQQMQKLPLFRQKKWQAKHFSWKEAHKLTASANKISNLILASSSSLKNLQATLDASMALLPYQRSARLVAKVIQLGLDHSLEHNKLLQAYIFNLLKEAE
- a CDS encoding J domain-containing protein, yielding MQNGKNPYQVLGVTPNASKAEIQAAYRELAGKYQPSNFAGNPLADLAADKLNEINEAYDELIGANNYSQTNRSNTYQTGGQQTYGQTPTGQYGQQYQAADPCSGQQPYQQRDYGYTTNNYYNGYQRSCCGDLSLLCCLDSCCECMGGDLCTCC
- a CDS encoding M28 family peptidase — its product is MQTNKKNNKRIQLHQVGIFSRLLCWLMVSVLTLTACRSKRTQDLGWAKSDYGAEIAKRLTDLGARPAGSSACKQAADIINEEFQKLGYQPELQAVSGLGDNVIVKIPGYGLRYNRKDYSKARKLALGKHLGQREGAAIVMARYTTVSGENVTEANGLSDNAASIGALLTLAKQLKTQKIGYDVVLVALCSNQTEGAQTLLNSLSAAEKEHLSVVYELRNIFGGSRLYAHSGWNSLNKEEKYQRRLPVYQIVDLALEAGLGSKHSPFESIYTNQAGFMVASPLNKAENVVYREFTLNTSDYRVFDEAGIDTVYIESWNYFGKNLEEIKQTDSRLYSESNGLIAGTNFDNYTKLLENSSAEQLSKRINSSAFIVLKALYKGALDSQPNTLNY
- a CDS encoding inositol monophosphatase family protein, which produces MEEFNLNAILPQVKDCAIAAGRYFKQAAIERIDSKSSNSDLVTNVDKQTQQLIKLQLEKIAIPAEFIAEEQNNPELPMGYAWIVDPIDGTSNYIFHRHLSFVSIALAYQQQTVLACCYNPYRDDLFTAIKGQGAYLNGKQLHMETRPLEQSLLAIGTAPYDKTIAERNFECLCGLFKASLDLRRSGSCVADLCYLAANEHNAFYEACVSLWDYAAASLIVKEAGGEVHTNHDYLKLGKTYIMAGNSANFVNLKAICCRYLGD